The nucleotide window TTCAGAAGCATCTCCTTCTAAGATGGGTTCAATGCGTTTGAACTGTTCATCTACTTTATTGGCCAACTCTTCGTACACCGCATATTGCTGTTCGGTGGGACGCCCATCACCAGAGCCAACGGTGTTCGCAAGCGAAGCCAGCTTATTGTTTAGTTTGATGGGGTAGTTCAGCACATCCTGGAACGACTCGGCCTTGGTTTGCATCAGCTCCCCTTCAACGTCAGAAAGCGTAGTCAGCATAGCATCAACACGTTCTTGTACTTCTTGATTATTGGAGTAATCCGATTTTATGCCATTCAACTCTTCCCGCACTTCGCGAATACGGTTGATGGTTTTGTGTGTTGTGTCCAGCTTGCTAATAATCGTCTCATGCAGGTCGAACTGCGCCTCAAAATCATCCTGTGTAACATCAATACGCGGATCCTTGGTGATCTCAAACTGTTGGCTCATCAGTGTTTGATCATCAACAATTAAGCGAACCTCGTACGTACCGGGCACGGCCGAAGGACCATCGGTAGAACCGGCCCATAAAATTTGTCGTCCATCAAGGTCAGCTGCACCGGGGTATTCCATATTCCAAACAAAGGTATTTTGTCCCTGTTTGGTGGTAAGTACATCAGAAGGGACCTCGTTTTCTTTTTCATGGAATTCCTCGGATTCTTTTACTTCATTGCCATCTAAATCTTCCTTATTAGAAAAGGTACGAATGACATCGCCGTCCGATTCAGCAAATTGTAGTTCCACCTCCTGATCAGAAATTTCCGTATTGAGATTGTAGTGGACTACCACGCCATCTTTGGGATTTTCGCCCAGTGTTTGTCCGGGTTCAGGTTCGGTGTGATTTCCAAACAGATAGGTTGTTTCCGGTTGATAGAGATAGTAGTCAGATTCGGTAACATTTTCTCCCAACTGATGTAGTACTGATAAATCATCCAGTACCCAGAACGAACGACCCTGCGTTGCTACAACTAAATCTTTGTCGCGTTTGTGAATTGTTAGATCAGTGATAGGCACAGCAGGCAAGTTGAGCTGAAGCGGCTGCCAGAGTTCACCATCATTGAACGAAATATAAACGCCCGTTTCGGTTCCGGCATAAAGTAACCCTTCTTTATTGGGATCTTCGCGAATCACGCGCGTGAAATCTTTGCTGGGAATACCAGTAGTAATCTTGGTCCAGCTTTTTCCGTAATCATCCGTTTTGTAAAGCATCGGCTGAAAGTCATCAAACTTATAACGCGTGGCAGCCAGGTATGCTGTACCTGCATCATGAGGGGATGGATCAATGATGCTGGCCATCGCTTCGGGCATACCTTTTGGTGTTACTTCGGTCCAGCTGTCACCATTATCGCGACTTACATGAATAAGCCCATCGTCGGCACCCGTCCATAGAACACCCGGCTCAACCGGTGATTCAGCAAAAGTGAAAATGGTATTATAATACTCAACACTGGTATCATCTTTGGTAATCGGTCCGCCCGATTCTCCCTGCTTAGACTTATCATTTCGCGTTAAATCTTTGCTGATGGTATCCCAGCTCATGCCCTCATTATCGGACCGATGTACAAACTGCGAAGTGGCATATAGGATATCCGGGTTGTGAGGTGAAATATAAATGGGGAAGGTCCATTGGAAACGATATTTCAGATCCTCGGCACCGGCGCCCATGGGATTGTCAGGCCACACATCAATACGATCGCTTTGATCCGTAAAGTCGTTAAATTTATTAAAGTATCCACCGTAACTACCACCATAGGTTACATTGGGATTTTCTGGATCAGGGGCAATATAGCCACTTTCTCCACCGGCTACGGGATGCCAGTCGCGGGTTTCAATACCGTAGTCGGCCGTGCGACTTTTGATGCCTACTGTACTGTTATCTTGCTGGGCTCCATAAATGCGGTAGGGAAATTCATTATCGGTAATTACCTGGTAAAACTGTGCGGTAGCATATTTGTGGTATTCTGACCAGCTTTTTCCTTCGTTATAGGAAACCTGTCCACCGCCGTCATCAGCTATCACCATACGATCGCCATCATTTGGATCGATCCAGAGATCATGATGATCGCCGTGGGGGGTACCAATACGATCAAACGATTCACCGCCGTCGGTAGATTTATAGAATCCTACATTTAGAACGTACACTTCATCTTCGTCCTCGGTATCAGCTACAATATGAGTATAGTACCAGGCGCGTTGACGAAGATTTCGCTCGCTGTTGACACGGTTCCAGGTTTTGCCGCTGTCATCAGAGCGAAAGACACCACCATTATCACTTTCAATAATGGTCCAAACGCGATCGGGGTTAACTGGAGAAATAGCTACACCAATTTTGCCCATTAGTCCCTTGGGCATACCAGGACGTTCAGAAATATTGGTCCATGTTTCTCCTCCATCAGTACTTTTATAAAGACCACTACCTTCACCACCGCTGGACATCTCCCACGGATTGCGGTAGGCCTCCCAAAGAGAAGCGTACAAAATATTGGGATTAGTGGGGTCAACTTCGACATCAACAGCGCCGGTAAATTTATTATGATACAGCACTTTTTCCCAGTTGTCGCCGCCATCTGTGGTTTTATAGACGCCGCGTTCTTCATTACCTTCGGTGCCAAATGCATGGCCCATTACCGCTACCCACGCGACATCTTCGTTTTTGGGATGGACTGCAATTTCACCAATAAAATGAGATTCTGGTAGACCAATGTGCTCCCAGTTTTTTCCGCCGTCCGTCGTTTTGTACATACCATCTCCCGCAGACATATTTCCACGGATGCATGTTTCTCCCATCCCTGCATAAATAACATTACTGTTGGAGGGTGCTGCTGTCAGGGCACCTACGGATCCCGTTTTAAAATCCCCGTCTGATACGTTCATCCAGTTTTTTCCGCCATCGGTTGTTTTATATACCCCACCGCCGGTAAATCCGGTATAATAGGTATCTGGTTGGTCCGGATGGCCGGTTACAGCCACCGATCGTCCACCGCGAAAGGGTCCGATATTTCTGTATTCTAAATTTTGCAGATAGGGTGCCTCAAACGAGACCTCATCAATGCCTTCAGCTTGATCTGATCCACCAAAGCGTTGAGCTTCGGCAGAGAATGAAATCCCCATAAAAAGCAGAGCAACAATGGTTGCCATGCCCCATTTGAACTTTTTATTACATCGTAACATATATCCCTGTTTTGTGTTGAAGTTAGTTGATCCCATCATAGAAAAAGCAATGTATAAAAAATGAATTACCGTATTAGGTAAAATCTTGTGAAGAAATTTTTGTAGGATAGATTGAAATCCCCGGCAAGATGGGTTTACCGGGGAAGTAGTTGTTGCTTATTGATAGGCCTCGTTTTGGTCTAAATTATCGTTGGCATCGATGTCGCGCGATGGGATTGGAAATACCAAACGACCGGGATTATCGAGTGATACCGGGTCGCTGTTTGAACGATCTATATTTGTGAGTACGGTGGTTGCGCGTCCTGTGCGGACCAAATCATGCCAGCGGTGTCCTTCTTCGATAAATTCAATGCCGCGTTCTTTTTCAATAGCTTGAAGAACTTCTTCTGGTTCGTCAACCCCGGTACCGGTGGTATCCTGGAGGCCGGCTCGATTACGGATTTCGTTCAGATCCGACAAAGCACCTGTCAAGTTGGGTGTTTGCTGTCGGGCACGAGCCTCGGCACGGTTGAGGTATAATTCTGCCAATCTCAAAATTTGAATATTATCATCGCTGCCAGATTTTTGATATTTGGTTGGGTAGTATACGCCCACATTGTCATCAAATGCGATAAGAGCTCCGCGTTCATCATCCGATCGAGAAGTCACCATTTCAGCATATTCGTCATGAATAGCGATATCGCCACGGCCACCTCCACTTGAGGGATAATACCAGAACCGAATGTCATTAGCATCGGTGGTATTATAGGCCAGTTCGAAGATTGCTTCAGAGGTGTTTTCGTCGATAAAAATATCGGCGAAGTTTTCTACCAGTTCAAAGTTTGAGTTGCCAATCACATCTGTGGCGTATTGTTCGGCAAGATCAAAGTCTTGGGTATAAAGGTAATACCGTGAAAACAATGCCTGTACGGCAGCTCCAGATACGCGATTGGGAGAATCAAATCCCGATAACCGGCTTTCGGCGGCTTGTAAATCTGACTTTACCTGGTTGTAAGAAGCTTCAATAGATGCCCGTTCGGGAAAACTGCTTTCATCAATTTGGCGGGAGGGTTCGGTAGGAAGGGGAACGCCCATTGTTCCAGCCTCACCGGGAACACCGCCAAAGGTTCGTGTTAAGTCGAAGAAAGCTAATGCTCGAATGAAGTAAGCCTCTCCTAAAATTTGATCCTTATTTTCCTGTGAAATCTCGTCAAGATTCTGAACATCGGTAATAATATTGTTCGCATGATTTACCGCTGCATAGGCCTGTGACCACAGGTTTCGGTTTTCCAGGTTTCCAGGTGATGTTACATAGGTGTCCATTTCTCGATAAAAATCCCAAGTACCAACGCTTTGGGAAATATCGGAAGTAACATCACTTATAATTTGAAAGTTGCTGCCGTAATAATCATTGGATTGCAATTGACTATATAAGCCATTTAATGCTGCATTGGCACTTTTAAGATCCCGGATGGCATTATCTTCTGATATTGCAGTCTGGGGATCCTGATTTAATACGTCACAGCCTGAAGCTGTTATAAATGTGATGAGAAAAATTATGTTTAAATATTTCATAAGTAAAAATCCTTTATCAGTTAAAAAGTGATATCAAAGCCGCCCATGATGGTTTTGGACTGTGGCATCGTATAAAATTCGATTCCCCGCGTAAGCTGTGTGGTAGCAGTGGCTGTTACTTCGGGATCAAGACCGCTGTAGTTAGTAAAAGTCAACAGATTTTGTCCTGTTACGTAAAAGCGGGCTCGTGAGATGTTAAAACCAAGCTTTGATAAAAAGGAATCGGGGATGGTATATCCGAGCGTGGCGTTTTTGAGTCGGATATATGAACCGTCTTCCACAAATCGCGATGGGCGAAGGTTACCGGCGTAATTGGAACTGGTCATTTTAGGCACCATTGTTTGATCACCTGGTTCTTGCCAGCGATCCAGTTGCGATGACAGATAACTGGTATTACGAGTACCACCGTGCTCCTGGAAAAATCGGTTCCAATTTAACTGATCGTTACCGTAACTGTATTGAAAAAAGACAGAAAGGTCGAACCCTTTGAAATTAAATTTATTGGTTATTCCACCGAAAAAGTCGGGATTTGCATCGCCTACAATCTTACGGTCAGAATTAGGGTTAAAACTTCCATCGCCATCGACATCCTCAAAAATAGGTTCGCCGGTTTCGGAATCTACCCCAAGTTGATTGTGAAAATAGAAGGAGTACATAGGGTATCCTTCTTGATAACGGTAGATATCACGATTGTATACATTAAAGGGCGAAGCGAGTCGTGTTACTTCATTGCGATTTCCGGCAATATTAAATTGCACATTCCAGTTAAAATCGTCTCGCTGGATGGCATCGGCGTTAATGGCCAGTTCCATACCTTTGTTTTCGAGGGCACCAAAGTTTTGTACGAGCTCTTCAAATCCGGTTGACATGGGTACCGGTACTGCTAAAAGCAGATCTTTGGTCTGTTTGTCATAGTAATCGTACATGATTGTCACACGATCTTCCCATAAACCAAGATCAAACCCGATATCAAGCTGACTGGTAGTTTCCCATTTTAAGTTGGGATTGGAAAGCTGCTCGGGACTTGTTCCGGGGCTGTCGGTATAACTTTCGCCGCCCCAGAGTCCTTGTGCTTGAAAGTTGTTGATTCCGCTTTGGTTTCCGGTAATCCCGTAACTACCTCTTAATTTGAGGTTACTGATCCAGTTAACATTAAAGAACTCTTCTTCTGAAGGAACCCAACCTAATGCTATAGATGGGAAGGTACCCCATTGGTTATTTTCTCCAAATCTTGAAGATCCGTCTCGTCGCAAGGTAATAGTTGCCAAATATTTTCTGTCGTAATCATATTTTATACGACCGAAGAAAGATGCAATACCCCAGCTTGTTCCTGTTGAGGAAGCTGTTTGGACGGCGGCATCTTCAATACGCTGGAAATCATCACTTGGAAACTGTTGTCCTGTTGCGGTTGTTCGCTCAAAAGATGATTCCTGGTAACTGGTACCAATTAGCGTTGAAAAGTTGTGGTTCCCTGTATTATAGAGATAGCTTAGCGTATTTTCTCCGGTCCAGTTGCTGGTTAAGGCGACCGTAGAAAGAGCATCACCATTGACGGCTGCACCGCCATTTGTTAAACTGTTGTCGTATCGATCTTCTTTGACTTCGTTGTAGTCGTAGCTCCAGCTGGAACGGAATGTGAGTCCGGGGAAGAATTCATATTCTCCAAAAACATTTCCAACAAAGCGGTTTACATCCATATTGAAATCGACTTCTTCTGCCGCTGCAATAGGATTTTCAAAAATACTGAATTTAGTATAAGAGCCATCCTCTTGGTAATATGGAAGATTAGGGGGCAAGAAGTACACTCCGCCCAGAACTCCGGTAATATTGTCGTTATTTCGAGCCCGATTTCTATTTGAAAACGAATAGGTTAGGCTGGTACCGACGGTGAGATTTTCTGTCGCATTAAGATCCAGATTTACACGAGCACTGTTACGCTTGTAGGTGGCCGGTTTTACAACACCGTCTTGTTTAAAATTTGATCCGGATATCGAATATTTAACTGTTTCATTTCCGCCGCTGAGTGTAACATCATAATTACGAATTGTCCCCGTACGAAAGACCGGATCGGCCCAGTCAGTATTGGTCGCATTTTGTGGGTTGGCATAGGGTTCGGCTTCCCCGTTATTACGTGCTGCTTCGTTCATAAGCATTTCGAATTCTGAGCCGCTAACCAGGTCTGGCATATTTACTGGTTCTTCAAATCCATAGTAACTACTTACTTCAATAGAGGGCGCAGCATCGTCGCCACGTTTTGTAGTAATGAGTACGACTCCATTTGCTGCACGTGCTCCATAGATAGCAGTGGCTGAAGCATCTTTTAATACTTCAATAGATTCAATATCTGATGGGTCGATATCAGCCAGAGCACTGGTTGTTGCTCCACCGAGATCCAGCCCAAAGTTTCCGGTTTCAATTGGAACGCCATCTACAATATAAAGTGGATCACTACCCCCGGAAATTGAGGTTGTTCCCCTAATTTTGACAAAAATTCCACCGCCCGGGGTTCCGGAATTACTGCTAACTTGAACGCCAGCTGCCCGACCTTGCATAAGTTGATCACTGCCGGCTACCGGAGTGTTTTGAATATCTTCCGAGTTTACGGATGATACAGAGCTTGTTAGTGTTTTACGGTCTTGTTCTCCGTATCCTACTACAACTACATCTTCAAGCATTTCAACATCTTCTTGTAGCTGTACGTCTAAAGTGGTCTGTTGACCTACCTCGACTTCTTGTGAGACGTAGCCGATATAGCTAAATACTAAGATTGCATCCGGTCCGGATACTTCAATTTCAAAATGTCCCTCATTGTCAGTACTGGCTCCATTTGTGGTTCCTTTTTCAAGTACGTTAACGCCGGGTAGTGTACTACCGTCTCCGGCCGAGGTAACGGTACCGCTGACTGTTATTTGGGCAAACGAAATAGAAGCAGAAATAGATAGAATAAGGAGTGTTGCCCAGAAAAATCGTATTGTTTGTTTGGTAATTGCCGTTGGTATAGGTATAGATTTAACTATACCTGTGGTGTTAAGTGTCATATTGTATCCCTGTTTTATTATTAATTGTGATGGGAAATATTATTTACCCATACGTCCTTCTATTGTTTTTATAGGTTGCTGTAACCTCCTTGACATAGGGTCAAGGTTCGTAGTCCTTTATTATTAATAGATGACTTTCTAAGTCTTTTCACACAGTAGCTCATCAAGCGTATAATTTCAATCATTTATTAAAATTTTTTAATAGGTGAAGTCATAGCTATTAATGCATTAAGGCTATTGAGTGTAAATAGTTGATGGCCTTGACTTTAGGATGGAAGGGACGAAGAGTTTTTTGGGATAGTTTAAGGAGAGATGAAGGAGATAGGTTTATTTTTCCAGCAGCTCATATTGTGCGATGTGAGCGAAGATGTGCTAATTAAGCTAAAAATAATTTCTATAGGTCAAGATCGTACTCCTTAATGTTGATTTGAATTGAGATAATGATGTAATTTTTTGAGATCAGAAAAGTCAATTTTAAATCAACAAGTTGCCTGATAAAGAATTAGATAGATCGGCTGTAATCCTTCTTTTTTATGATTATTTTCAGAGCTTATGAAAACAACCGGATTTGTAGCCAGACGTTATCTTTTTTCGCGAAAGCACATCTCGCTGATCTCTACTTTAACAATTATCAGTATTGTTGGGGTAACGATTGGTACAGCGTTATTGATTGTAGTGTTGTCGGTATTCAACGGTTTTTTTGACGTGATTCAGGGATTTCTCCTCCAGAATGATCCAGATCTGCGTATAGAATCGACTACTTCGAATTCATTTCTCTATGCCGGGGATATGGAGCAGCAACTTGCTGGCATTCCCGAAGTGCAATCCTTGACTTCTTATGTGGAAGGGAAGGCCCTTTTGGCGTTTGAGCGTGGTGATGATCAAGTAGTTCAGGTTCGGGGGATTAATTCAGAAGAATATTTCGAAGTAAGTGACCTGGATCAAAGTATCAGTGATGGAAAGTTGGACCTGTCGGTTCAAAACCGAAGGCCGGGAATGTTGCTTAACGAGCGCTTGATGAATGAGCTGAATTTACGTATTGGCGATGAGGTCGTACTTTTAAGTGCGGCCGGGATGCGGAAATCGCTGACTCAGTTTTCATTACCCCGCAGCTTTCGTTTTGAAATACGAGGGGCGTATTCCCAAATTCAAATTACCGACGGACCGGGAGTATACGTAGATAAGGAAGCAGCTCAGAGATTATTCGAACTTCGAAATAAAGTTTCGGGTATCGATATTCGATTAGTTGATACGGATCAAGCGGAATCAGTTAAGAAAACAGTTGCGTCTTTGTTAGGGGCCGGCTTTGAAATTTCTACCTGGTACGACTTGCAGAAACCGCTCTACGATGTAATGTATCTCGAAAAATGGAGTTCCTATATCATTTTAATGATTATCGTACTGGTAGCAGTGCTCAATATTATTGGTTCGCTGACGATGATCGTTATCCAAAAAAACAGGGATATTGGAATATTGCTTACCATGGGTTTTACGCCATCAGACATCAAAAATATTTTCGTACGCCAAGGACTTTATATTGGTCTTATTGGTTGTGTAATAGGTGGGGGAGTAGGTTTGTTGCTAAGCTGGCTACAGCAACAATATGGGCTCATAAAACTGTCATCTGCTTTTATTATTGATGCCTATCCCGTAAGTATTAGTTATGTAGATGTGAGCATTGTACTTGTGGGAAGTTTGCTGCTGTGCCTGTTGGCCAGCTGGTATCCAGCCAAAAGAGCTGCGCAAGTAGATCCGGCTGATGCTATTCGCTACGATTAGCTTATTCTTGTAATCCTAATTTTTTGCAGATGTTGCTGAGTTGCTCCAGTTCTTCGTCCGAAAGCACCTCAAATTCTTTTTTGATTCTGGCCAAGTGTTTTGGAAAGTAGTTGGAAATAAAATCTTCGCCTTCCTCGGTTAAATGAATGAGCATGGAACGTCGATCTTCTGGATCTTGGTGACGTTCTACCCAACCGCTTTTTTCGAGGTTATCGATAACGAGCGTAATATTACCTCCACTTTTCAGGAGCTTTTCGCCCAACGCCTTTTGATTGAGAGGGCCTAAATGCAGGAGCGCTTCCAATACTCCAAATTGACTTACGGTTAGTCCGGCATCGCTCAGCTGCCGATTCAACCTGTTGTTTAGTGAATCAGTTGCCCTCATTAATTTAATAAATGCGTTTAGCGTCTTCTCTTCTCTGTCGCTTCCTTGATAGTGCGTACCCATTATTTTATCCTAAATTATTGAATATTGAATGATGCGCAACCATAAATATATGGTTTAACGAATGGGAAAGCCATTAAAGGTTATAGCTAATTGTAACGGGAGCGTGATCAGACAAATCCCAATCCATCTCAATAACAGCTTCTTCGGCAGCTTCGAGCATTTCTGGGCAGCTCATGTGGTAATCAATTCTCCAGCCCTTATTCCGTTCTTTTGATGCGGCCCGATAGCTCCACCAGCTGTATAAATCTTCTTCCCCTTCATGTAGGTTGCGGTATACATCCTCAAAACCAGTCTGTAACATTCGGGTAACCCACTCTCGTTCTTCAGGTAAAAATCCAGAGGTGTTTTTATTTCTCTTCGGATTGTGAATGTCAATGGGTTTGTGGCATATATTATAGTCTCCACAAAAAACAACAGGCTTATTTTTTGATAGAAATTTCTGTGCAAAAGGGAGGAAGTAATCCAGAAATTCCATTTTTAAATCTTGACGCTCATCGCCGGTTGTTCCGCTGGGCGCATAAATGGAGAAAACATAGAGATCTTCAAACTCTGCCATAATTACACGCCCCTCGTTGTCAACCCAGTCCAGGCCCAATCCTTTTTCTATGCGGATGGGTTCCTCCTTGGACAAAACTCCTACCCCCGAATATCCTTTTTTCTCGGCGGTGTGGTAAGCTTCGTGATAATCCAATTTCTGAACCGGACCGGGAACCTGATGTTTCATAGCGCGCAACTCCTGTAAGCAAATAATGTCGGGATCCGTTTGGTCTATCCAATCCGTAAAACCGTGTCGATGTGCCGCACGAATGCCGTTAACGTTTAGCGAAGAAATCTTAAGCATTGCATCTAATTATTAGCTGTAAAGAAATGAGACTTGGTAAAAATGAAGAACTTCGTGTTGCGTATTCCGTATAGTAAATTAATACGCAATACTTAATGTCATTTACTTGCTTTTAACAATCGCATAATTTCGCTTACCCACCTTCAACGTAAACTCAGTATCATCTTCAAAAGTCACGCTGTATCCCTTGTCAGATACTTTTTCATCGTCAATAGAGATGCCGCCCTGCTTGATGAGCCGCTTGGTTTGTCCGTTACTGTCGGTGAAGCCCGCGTCGGATACAATATCCAATAGCCGAACTTCGGTACCCACTTCATACTCAAGAGTTGGGGCATCATCAGGAATTGCATTCCCCACAACTGTTTTTTCGAAGTGCTCTCGAGCAGCTTTGGCTTTTTCCTCACCATGATAAATGCTGGTTATGGAAAGAGCCAGCTCGTGCTTGGTATTACGCGGATCTTCCTCAATTTTTTGTTTGTACTTGGGGAGTTCATCAACGTCTACCTCAGAAACCAACTCAAACCAAGAGTAGATTAAATCATCGGGGATGGAAAGCACCTTGCCATACATGTCATTAGCATCTTCGGTAATACCTATGTAGTTGTCATAGGATTTTGACATTTTTTTGGTCCCGTCAGTACCAACCAGCAAAGGCATCATTAAAGCAATTTGGGGCTCTTGACCGTCATCCTTTTGGAGTTCGCGTCCCACAAGCAGGTTAAATTTTTGATCTGTTCCACCCAGCTCAACATCCGACTGCAGGTGTACAGAATCTTGTCCCTGTGCCAGAGGATATAAGAATTCGTGTAGCGAAATGGGTTCGTTATTTTCGTAGCGTTTAGAGAAGTCATCCCGTTCAATCATACGAGCAACAGTTAACTTTGAGGTAAGCTTGATCACATCCTCAAAATTCATATTCCCCAACCACTCTGAGTTATAGACGATTGAAGTCTTTGCTTCATCCAGAATTTTAGTTGCCTGATCGAGATATGTTTTAGCATTTTCTTCGATCTCTTCGCGCGAAAGGGCAGGACGCGTTTCACTTTTACCAGTGGGATCTCCAATAAGTGCGGTAAAATCACCGATAATCAGGATAGCCTCGTGACCCAAATCCTGGAACTGGCGCAGCTTTCGAAGGATCACCGAGTGCCCCAAGTGTAAGTCGGGCCGGGTAGGGTCACAACCCAATTTTATCTTAAGGGGTTTACCTTCTTTTTTCGATTTCTTGAGCTTCTCGACAAGCTCTTCTTCAGGTACAATTTCAACTGTACCTCTTTTAATAACTTCTAATTGTTCTTCAACGGGTAAAAAATCCATAAATAATCAGGAATTGCTCTGTTGTTCTAAAAAGGGAAAGTTTTCAATTGGGTTATATTGCTCAAGCGTCTTCTGGATGGTTGTCGTAAAATCTTCTGCACCCGGATATATGGCAGCTACCGTATCATAAGACCAAGGTGCTAAATAAATAATGTACGAATAGGTTACCGAATTTTGTCGGGTTTCTTGCGATGGGATATTAAATCCGGCCAGAATTAACAAAAGGGCACTAATAACAATACCACTTTTCAGAAAGCCAAATCCTGCACCCGCAATACGATTTACAAAGTTGAGCTTAATAGTTTCTAAAAACTTTTTGCTTAGGAATGCCGCAAGATGGACTATGGATAATGTGCCGACAAATATGATAATAGCTGAAATAAAGGGAACAAAAGAAGCGCCTTCTTCAAAAAATGGTTTGATAGCTGTGCCAACAGGATCCATATATTGAAAGGTGAGAAAAACGCCCAAAATAATTCCAACAATACTGAACACTTCCTTAATAATACCGTTGACAAATCCCCGATAGCAGAAGTATGCAATGGGTAGGAGAATGACAAAGTCGAGGAGGTTCATTGGCTGGAAGTATTAAGAAAGTTCTTCTTTTACAACCTTGCTTACAACTGACCCTTCGGCTTTTCCTTTAAGTTCTTGCATGAGGGCGCCCATAACTTGTCCCATATCTGACATGTCGTTGGCCCCGAGTTCGTCAATTTTTTCACGAGCGATATCACGCACTTCTTCTTCGGAAAGCATTTCGGGCAAGTAGGAGTTGATGATTTCAAGCTCCTCTTTTTCAGATTCAGCTAAATCATTCCGATCGCCTTTTTCAAACTGCTCAATCGATTCCTTGCGCTGCTTGGCCGCTTTCATGAGCACTTCAATACTTTGCTCATCAGAAAGTTCGCCTTCTCCGCCTTTGCGCTCACTAATTTCGCGTTCCAGCAGTTTTGATTTTAATGACCGGAGTACACGAAGCTTATCTTGCTCTTTATTTTTCATGGCTTGTTTAAGATCGGCCATGATTTGGTCTTTAATAGCCATAATACGTGGATTGGTGGTTATAAAAACATGTATAAAAGCACATGCTCATAAAAAAAGGCTCCATCCACCTTTGCGGATGCAACCTCTTTTTAAATCAAAAAAAGAGTGTTAGTCTTTATTTTCTTTAATAAAGTCCTGCACATTATCTTCGTCAATAATGGCTTCTTTATAACCATACTTATTGTTGGCCGTTTTTTGCGCAACAATAACTTTTGCCATGCGTCGGTCACCCGACTTTTGTTCTGTTTCGTTGGTTCCAAACGTTTTCTTCTTGGCCATAATGCTAATGCTGGTCTTACGTTATTTAATTTCTTTGTGAACAGTATGCTTGCGAAGTACCGGGTTGTATTTTTTCAACTCCAAACGATCAGGAGAGTTACGTCGGTTTTTGGTAGTGTGATACC belongs to Fodinibius sp. Rm-B-1B1-1 and includes:
- the rpmG gene encoding 50S ribosomal protein L33, whose translation is MAKGNRVQVILECTEAPGTSRYHTTKNRRNSPDRLELKKYNPVLRKHTVHKEIK
- a CDS encoding DUF4295 domain-containing protein → MAKKKTFGTNETEQKSGDRRMAKVIVAQKTANNKYGYKEAIIDEDNVQDFIKENKD
- a CDS encoding CvpA family protein, with amino-acid sequence MNLLDFVILLPIAYFCYRGFVNGIIKEVFSIVGIILGVFLTFQYMDPVGTAIKPFFEEGASFVPFISAIIIFVGTLSIVHLAAFLSKKFLETIKLNFVNRIAGAGFGFLKSGIVISALLLILAGFNIPSQETRQNSVTYSYIIYLAPWSYDTVAAIYPGAEDFTTTIQKTLEQYNPIENFPFLEQQSNS
- a CDS encoding GatB/YqeY domain-containing protein, producing MAIKDQIMADLKQAMKNKEQDKLRVLRSLKSKLLEREISERKGGEGELSDEQSIEVLMKAAKQRKESIEQFEKGDRNDLAESEKEELEIINSYLPEMLSEEEVRDIAREKIDELGANDMSDMGQVMGALMQELKGKAEGSVVSKVVKEELS